DNA from Trueperaceae bacterium:
CCCTCCGCGAGCGGGCACGCGGCGCGATGGCGTGCCACTACGCCGACCTGCTCGACGCGACCCGGGAGCGGACGTTCGGTCGCGACGGCGAGGCGGCCCTCGCCGACCTGCACCCCGAACTCGAGAACGTCGACGTCGCCCTCGACCACCTCGTCGCGCGCGACCCGGCGTACGCCCTCCGCCTCCTGGCGCGCACCTGGCGCGTCATGGCGTCGCTCGGGCACGCCGGCGCCGCCCTGGGGCGCCTCCGACCGCTGCTCGACGCGTACGCGCACGCGCTCTCCGGCGAGGAACGCGCCGACGCCCTCGACGCCGCCGGGTCGCTGGCGTTCAACGTCGGGCGCCGCGCCGAAGCCCGCCGTTTCTACGAGGCGGCCCTCCCCCTCCGCCGGTCGCTGGAGGACCCCACCCGCCTCGCCTGGACGCTGATCAACCTGAACACCCTGCTGGTGATCCTCGGCGCGTGGGACGCCGCCGCCGCGACGTTCCGCGAGGTGCTGGACGCCGGAGAGCGCGCCGGACCGCGCTGGATGAACGCCGCCGGACTCCAGCAGATCTCCTGGGTCGCGACCGCCGCCTACGACGAAGCGCTCGCCGCGACCCGCACCTCCCTCGCCGACGCGGTCCGCACCTACGCCGACGCCGGCGACGCGCTGACCGAGGTCGGGGCGCGCCTCGCGCTCAACGACCTGCTGATCCGCGGCACCGACCCCGCCGGCCTCCTCGCCAACCTCGACGCCCTGGCGCACCCGTTGGCGCGCCTGGACGCCACGGAGCGCACCCGCCTGGTCGCACCGGTGCGCGGTGCGGTCCACCTCCTCGAGGCGTTCGACCGGCACGACGCCGCCGAACGCCTCGAGGCGCTCGCCCGCACGCACCTCGCCTGACGCCTCCGGACCGCGTGGCGTCTGGCCTCGGGACGCCGCCGAGAGCCGCGTATCCTGCGGCCAGGAGGCGCCATGGAACGAACCCCCCTCGTCGACCTGTGGATCGTGCGGCACGCGACCGCGGAACCCCGCCGGGCGGACCTCGCCGACCGCGACCGCGACCTGACCGACGACGGCGTCCGCGAAGCGCAGGCGCTGGCCGGCGGCCTGCCCCCGCTCGACCACCTGTACGTGAGCCCCGCGCTTCGCGCGCGCCGCACCGCCGACGCGATCGCCCACCTGGCGCCCGCCGGACCGGAGGCCCTCGACGCGCTGTGGGCGGGCGACGGGGCGGACCTCCCGGACGCCCTGGCGCGCATGCTGCGGGTCGGACCGAGCGCGTCGGCGTCGAGCGTCACGACCGGCGGGCGCCCCCTCCGCCTCGGGGTGGTCGGGCACGCACCGATGCTGGCCGAGGCGGCGGGCCTGCTGATCGCGCCCTACCGCGCCGACCAACCCGCCCGCCTGCACCTCGCGAAGGCCGGCGTCGCGCACCTGGTGGGGACGCTGGAGCCGGGCGGCATGGAGTTGCGCCTCCTGCTCGGCCGCGAGGACGTC
Protein-coding regions in this window:
- a CDS encoding histidine phosphatase family protein; this encodes MERTPLVDLWIVRHATAEPRRADLADRDRDLTDDGVREAQALAGGLPPLDHLYVSPALRARRTADAIAHLAPAGPEALDALWAGDGADLPDALARMLRVGPSASASSVTTGGRPLRLGVVGHAPMLAEAAGLLIAPYRADQPARLHLAKAGVAHLVGTLEPGGMELRLLLGREDVARFA
- a CDS encoding tetratricopeptide repeat protein; protein product: LRERARGAMACHYADLLDATRERTFGRDGEAALADLHPELENVDVALDHLVARDPAYALRLLARTWRVMASLGHAGAALGRLRPLLDAYAHALSGEERADALDAAGSLAFNVGRRAEARRFYEAALPLRRSLEDPTRLAWTLINLNTLLVILGAWDAAAATFREVLDAGERAGPRWMNAAGLQQISWVATAAYDEALAATRTSLADAVRTYADAGDALTEVGARLALNDLLIRGTDPAGLLANLDALAHPLARLDATERTRLVAPVRGAVHLLEAFDRHDAAERLEALARTHLA